In a single window of the Papaver somniferum cultivar HN1 chromosome 8, ASM357369v1, whole genome shotgun sequence genome:
- the LOC113304174 gene encoding uncharacterized protein LOC113304174 — protein MLDCKPCDTPVVKSSRLSIHDGIKLDDPAAYRTLVGGLKYLTVTRPDICFAVNYVSQFMHSPSDMHLQLVKRSLRYLKGTIGLGISLRKCDLSSLKAYADSDCAGCPDTRRSTSGFAVFLGSNLVSWSSKKQPTVSKSSAEDEYKCLFVVDAELKWFSYLLADLQIVVKSALLSRDNTSALALASNPVFHAMTKHIEIQYHTIREFVKDSFLQL, from the coding sequence ATGTTAGATTGTAAGCCTTGTGATACTCCAGTGGTCAAGTCTAGTAGACTTTCAATACATGATGGAATTAAACTTGATGATCCAGCTGCTTATAGGACACTTGTAGGTGGTTTAAAATATCTTACAGTTACTAGACCAGATATATGTTTTGCTGTAAATTATGTTTCTCAATTTATGCATTCTCCCTCTGATATGCATCTTCAATTGGTTAAGAGAAGTTTAAGATATTTAAAGGGTACTATTGGTCTGGGTATTTCATTGAGAAAATGTGATTTATCAAGTTTAAAAGCTTATGCTGATTCTGATTGTGCTGGGTGCCCTGATACAAGAAGATCAACATCTGGTTTTGCAGTCTTTTTGGGTTCAAATTTGGTTTCATGGTCTTCTAAAAAGCAACCTACAGTGTCTAAGTCCTCTGCAGAAGATGAATACAAATGTCTctttgttgttgatgctgagttaaaatggttttcttatttGTTAGCTGATTTACAGATTGTGGTTAAGTCTGCTTTGCTTTCGCGTGATAATACAAGTGCTCTGGCTTTGGCAtctaatcctgtttttcatgccATGACCAAGCATATAGAAATTCAGTATCACACTATTAGAGAGTTTGTAAAGGATAGTTTCTTACAACTTTAG